A section of the Agrobacterium tumefaciens genome encodes:
- a CDS encoding DUF1697 domain-containing protein gives MNEYVALLHSIVLGQGKRLIMADLKALAAELGFIDCRTLVATGNLVFRAQATLVRGIEDRLEQAFESRFGKHVDIIVRSGDDWLTLAANNPFPQGNPPDVCVRVMREPLDDTALDLLQKYRRQEEIAVVSGDLWIDFRGKPSESRLLPVLTTKRLGVGTTRNANTVNGLSEMLR, from the coding sequence ATGAACGAATATGTCGCTTTGCTACACAGCATCGTGCTTGGGCAGGGCAAAAGGCTGATCATGGCGGATTTGAAAGCCTTGGCGGCAGAACTGGGCTTCATTGATTGCAGGACGCTTGTCGCAACCGGAAATCTGGTTTTCCGTGCGCAGGCAACACTTGTTCGCGGGATCGAGGACAGGCTGGAGCAAGCCTTCGAAAGCCGGTTCGGAAAACATGTCGATATTATTGTTCGTTCAGGTGACGACTGGCTGACCTTGGCGGCGAATAATCCGTTTCCGCAAGGCAATCCGCCGGATGTCTGCGTTAGGGTCATGCGGGAGCCGCTGGATGACACGGCGCTCGACCTGCTCCAAAAATATCGCCGGCAGGAAGAGATCGCTGTTGTCTCCGGCGATTTATGGATCGATTTTCGCGGCAAGCCAAGCGAAAGCCGGCTGCTGCCGGTCTTGACCACAAAGCGGCTTGGTGTCGGCACGACCCGCAACGCCAATACGGTCAACGGCCTTTCGGAAATGCTTCGCTAA
- the yidD gene encoding membrane protein insertion efficiency factor YidD: MCGEPDCRHPQTAVKGGRTRNWTGRFAKTPGRLFGVGFIRLYQLTLSGFIGNSCRHIPTCSEYGYEAIARHGLWAGGWMTLFRVARCGPGGKSGLDPVPEALDDSRRWWMPWRYWSLKR, encoded by the coding sequence ATGTGCGGCGAACCGGACTGCCGGCACCCGCAGACGGCGGTAAAAGGCGGCCGAACCCGCAACTGGACGGGCCGTTTTGCCAAAACTCCGGGGCGGCTTTTCGGCGTCGGTTTCATCCGGCTTTATCAATTGACCCTGTCCGGCTTCATCGGCAACTCCTGCCGCCACATCCCGACCTGTTCCGAATATGGTTATGAGGCAATCGCCCGTCACGGCCTCTGGGCTGGCGGCTGGATGACACTGTTTCGCGTGGCGCGTTGCGGACCCGGCGGCAAAAGCGGTCTCGACCCGGTGCCGGAAGCGCTCGATGACAGCCGGCGGTGGTGGATGCCGTGGCGTTACTGGAGCCTGAAGCGATGA
- the hisI gene encoding phosphoribosyl-AMP cyclohydrolase, producing MSISFPSAPADKEVLENAGLFSPKFDAHGLVTAVVTDVRDGELLMVAHMNAQALALTLETGIAHYYSRSRDKIWKKGETSGNLQTVKEFRTDCDQDAVWLKVSVAGHDATCHTGRRSCFYRSVELVDGQAKTRILDDVRHFDPATTYSSE from the coding sequence ATGTCCATTTCGTTTCCCTCCGCGCCTGCGGACAAGGAAGTTCTCGAAAATGCCGGTCTCTTTTCGCCGAAATTCGATGCTCACGGCCTCGTAACAGCGGTCGTGACCGATGTGCGCGACGGCGAATTGTTGATGGTCGCCCATATGAATGCGCAGGCCCTGGCGCTAACGCTTGAAACAGGCATTGCCCATTATTACAGCCGCTCCCGCGACAAGATCTGGAAGAAGGGCGAAACATCAGGCAACCTGCAGACGGTGAAGGAATTCCGCACCGATTGCGATCAGGACGCCGTTTGGCTGAAGGTCTCCGTCGCCGGCCATGATGCGACCTGCCACACCGGTCGTCGCTCCTGCTTTTACCGGTCGGTTGAACTCGTCGATGGCCAGGCGAAGACCCGCATCCTCGACGATGTCAGGCATTTCGACCCGGCAACCACCTATTCCAGCGAATAA
- the folE gene encoding GTP cyclohydrolase I FolE has protein sequence MDAIVKNFPGAGAKPDVAEARPSQAEAEEAVRVLLRWAGENPAREGLLDTPKRVAKAYRELFSGYELNVQDVLGTTFEEVGGYDDVVLVRDIPFFSHCEHHMVPIVGKAHVAYLPAGRVLGLSKIARVVEIFGRRLQTQENMTAQIARSIEETLKPRGVAVMIDAEHMCMSMRGVNKQGSTTLTTSFTGTFKNDPAEQVRFMTMVRNR, from the coding sequence ATGGATGCGATCGTGAAGAATTTCCCCGGCGCTGGCGCAAAACCCGACGTGGCAGAAGCTCGCCCGAGCCAGGCTGAAGCGGAAGAAGCAGTGCGCGTTCTCTTGCGCTGGGCCGGAGAAAATCCTGCCCGCGAAGGTCTTCTGGACACGCCCAAGCGCGTCGCCAAAGCCTATCGCGAGCTGTTTTCCGGTTATGAGCTGAATGTTCAGGACGTACTCGGCACGACCTTCGAGGAAGTCGGCGGTTATGACGATGTGGTGCTGGTGCGCGACATCCCCTTCTTCTCCCATTGCGAACACCATATGGTGCCGATCGTCGGCAAGGCGCATGTCGCCTATCTTCCGGCCGGGCGCGTGCTTGGTCTGTCGAAGATCGCCCGCGTCGTTGAAATCTTCGGCCGCCGACTGCAGACGCAGGAAAACATGACGGCGCAGATCGCTCGCTCGATCGAAGAAACGCTGAAACCGCGCGGTGTCGCTGTCATGATCGACGCCGAACACATGTGCATGTCCATGCGCGGCGTCAACAAGCAGGGCTCCACGACGCTCACCACCAGCTTCACCGGCACGTTCAAGAACGACCCGGCCGAACAGGTGCGCTTCATGACCATGGTGCGGAACCGCTAA
- a CDS encoding iron-sulfur cluster assembly scaffold protein, translating into MDDIYNNRILDFAGNIPLIGILKDADASAEKHSRLCGSKLKVYLKVEAGRVTDFSHEVRACALGQASASIMAHHVIGATSTEIRKAREDMLAMLKQGGEGPTGRFEDMRVLSPVRDFKARHASTMLTFEAVVDALDQIDGRPALNVAG; encoded by the coding sequence ATGGACGACATCTACAATAACCGCATTCTGGACTTCGCCGGGAACATTCCGCTGATCGGCATTCTCAAAGATGCCGATGCAAGCGCCGAGAAACACTCGCGTCTCTGCGGCTCTAAGCTTAAGGTCTATCTCAAGGTCGAAGCCGGCAGGGTGACGGATTTTTCGCACGAGGTGCGCGCCTGTGCGCTGGGTCAGGCCTCCGCCTCCATCATGGCACATCATGTCATCGGCGCTACCAGCACGGAAATCCGAAAGGCGCGGGAAGATATGCTGGCGATGCTGAAACAGGGCGGCGAGGGCCCTACCGGCCGCTTCGAGGATATGCGGGTGCTTTCCCCTGTCCGCGATTTCAAGGCCCGCCACGCCTCCACCATGCTGACCTTTGAGGCCGTTGTCGATGCGCTGGACCAGATCGACGGGCGGCCCGCGCTCAACGTCGCGGGTTAG